The genome window AATTCGATTTCGCTTAAAATGAAATTACTCTTTTGCCTAACGATATTACATGGGCCAACATTTTCCTCGGCCCAGTGTTTACAATCCATCTTTGATCTTTCAGTCCTTTGGTTGACTCGGTTTAGGGCCGCTTTTGATTAGAAACAGGCTTGGGCATGCACCATTTAGCCCATTCCGGCCCAATATAATACACACGGGGGGTCACGTGCAAATACTGAAGTTAGCGTAATATTTAATATGCGCACGTAAAGGTATTAAAGCATGCAACATCAAAAGCAAAACTTGAACAGAAAATCAAATCGAATCGAAAAAATCAAGGCATTCTCATACTGCTAAATTTCCCCATATATTGTTTGGGATCTTCAATGTGGAGTGACGATCACTAgctattatatatgttgtttatAGAAGCAAATGCAAACTTCAATAGAGAATCAAATCTAGTCTCGGTATCACAATTCACAACGTCTAGGGTGTTAATATATACTTCTAATTAAAATTCCACTAAGAAATTCACTATCCCAAGAACcctttttttggtaacgtgAAATCCAACCAGTTGTTAGTCGGGTCACATGGAAGACCCTGCAACCCCTATGGAGCAGTTGAGACCCAATGCGGGAAGATAACGCAGGGTGACATTCTCACACGTTGGGTTGAGTAATGAAATTTCTCGTAAATTGTGATATATAATAAAAACACCAATGAGACTTGGACTTGCGACCTCCCGCTTTTGTTAAGAGTTGTCGCGGTCAAGTTCACCATATCAATTAATGACTCATTgttacctaaaccctaaaacctaaatccAATTCTTAAAATCCTAAACTCAAACACTAAAATATAAACTTTAAATACTAAACCTTAAATCATAAattctatgttttttttataatcgagaACAAAATTATACAACTTTGTCTTTTGGATATCTGATATAAATCTAAACTTGAGCATaagcgtgtgtgtatatatatatatgaccatATTCCATTATATaaagtaagtatatatatatacatatagtggCAAACCGTACccatgacattattgaattgtcCAAACTCCACTAAGAAAAAGGGCCATGTATGCTGGCTTTAGTAGGAatactttaaaaaaaacatgaaggACGAAAGTTGAGAAACCCTAAAAAGAGTAAATTGCCAAATGCCGCGTAAGGAGAGACATTTGGAGTGGTCCATATAGAATGTGGGGATTGTTTTCCACTTTCACATAGCATGCATGGGTGTCATGTCATATCATCCCCACTGCTACCTAATCACATGAGTCACATCTGTATCTATTCTTTTCAAGAAAACGTAAGTCGCAAAGTGttcaattaaataattaattggtAAGCCGAAATGAAATtatacaagtttttttttcctttttacgaCTAATATGGTTCTATACTCGGATCATCAAGTTCGTGCGTATTAAAATTTCTCATCTAATGATATGATAAATTAGGTCAAAATTCATCGTGTGGCctgaaaatcaaactcatgatCTTTCAAGTCCATAAtatttgacccaaaaaaaattattactaAGTTATCACCAAAGTGATTAATAAAACTTCAAATGGATTTTTCATGGAACACCGATCAAGTGCGCGCTCTCTTTGGTATATGCATgttttttttgatgatattcAATAGATTGTTTTGAATTAGGAATAACACGAGCGACTACTTGAGCATGGAACAAAATGATTTTGTTCGATTATGGTCCAcaaccaatatatatatgtacaactaGTTTATGTAAGTAGTCATTATGAGTCAATGCGAATCGAGATGCCTAGAATTTCAATGATAAGGATGGAGAACGGGGGACGTAGATAATGCCAAGATTTGGGGGTAATTAAACCGTTGATCACCACACTAATTAACCATATGGTGTGATGAAAATTGACTATTTGTTCCACATATTTGAGACATGTAGACCCATCTATATTCCTGTATCTATCCTTCGCctcttctctttccttttctctGCCATTTCGTTTTCACATAACTTCCGTTCCCATTCTAAACCACaagttcatatatacttgttcaCACTCATTTTTTAAGTAATCGAGAACAACTCGATAGATGCGCCCTTTAAATAGTTCactaaatccaaatccaaacatTGCTCATgcttgaatatcaaataaagtTTCCATAGTGGATGTCAATTTGTAATTTGTCTGATATGTGTGCATGGTCATTAGGTAAAACAGTTCAACATTGTATAGTCTTAGCCAGCTCCTAATCTCTTGAGTGATagtctagttggtgaatctctctaagACCAAACTGTAGGGACTCGAAAGGTTCTAAATTCGATTCCCACTGTGGGCTAGCAATATCTTTATGACTATGTGAtaggttttgacccaatttactaTGTTATGATGTGGAAGATTTCTGTGAACGCGGACCTAACGGTCTGAGTTTAAGCCTATGTCACATCGTTAACATAATCGAAACATGTGGCACCATGTGCAAAAAAGGGAATGGTAATCAAATAATTGTCACATGTGACTTGTGCATGGTCTTGCAATTGTTGCTCCCGCACGTATATATAACGCCCACACGTGTTAAAAATCATAGTTAAcctaaaatttcaaaatgactCAATGTGTGTGGCACACGATGGCTATCATATGATCACATCTATGCAAATCCTGCTAACTTTGAAATAATTGCATGTGTGTGAGGaaggcttataaaaaaaattgtcacgCTGGGGATTTGAACTCTACAATTCTTCAGATAGTTATAGAGTTTAAGATTTTATGTCTAacggtcaatttttttttataagatagATTAGTTTTATCAAAAGAGAaggtaataaataaatacacagTTCACAGATGTAGAAGACAATGAGTCTCCACCTAAATGAAAGATGCAGGACATCAACCCAAAAAATTCATACTGAAACTCAGGTAAAGACTTCCGAAACCGATAAAGACCAACCAAAACCAAGaacccaaaaattaaaattttgtgtCTAACGGTCAAATTAAATgtcacattatttatttttatttttatctaaatAATGTCACGTCATTCTCTCTCATCACATATGTTATTTaacttcattaaaaaaaatgattagtcGATATCACATGAGCCAATAAATGAGAAtttcattttctaaaatttaCGGAAAATTGTAGAGCGTCCTAAACTCACACTAGCGCTTTGGCTAGCTTTTGTTGTTTGGGTTTTGGCTAGTCTTTACTTGAACAAGTAATGATGGTTTTGAAACAGTAATCTTCCAAAAGCCTCCAACAAAGATTAATTCTTTTGATTGTAAATTCTTCTATGTGCCGATCGAGAACTTACAACCAAAATAATTCCATATCTACCCAAAACCACTTGTCGTTTGATATATATTTGATAAAGTAGCTgctttttaaatttatatttatattgtaTTATTAAAGCCTTTCCCaccctttttatttttctattcattTACACCCCATAAGGAAACTGGCCTACAAAGAAGCCATTCAAACCCACATCTACCATCTTCTCTCTCAAGCACGTACTTGACACAATAATACACAAAACAAACCCTACTTTCTCTCTTTGGCCAGCTTTTCGATCCACTAATTCAAAAAAGACTTTCTTGTTTTTGGATTGTTAATAGTTCAAAAAACAGAAGATGATCCAAGAACTCTTTGGAGGTCATGCAGCAACCCTAAGtggtggagagagaaaaatctCCATTAATGGATCAACCCTTTTAGAACCcattccttctccttcttcttccccatctccatcttcttcttctactacACAAACCACTACCACTACTGGAACTTCAACTGATCAGAAAGAGAATTTGAGGTGTCCGCGGTGCGATTCTTCGAACACTAAGTTCTGTTACTACAACAATTACAACCTCACACAGCCTCGGCACTTCTGCAAAGCTTGTCGCCGTTACTGGACCAAAGGCGGCGCCCTCAGAAATGTTCCGATTGGAGGTGGATGCAGGAAGAATAGGAATACTACTATATCAAcatcaatttcaaaatcaagTTCTAGCAAGATAAAAACTTTAGCTGGAATTATACCTTCAAGCTTTGGAGGGTTTGATTATCACCACGAGCTTGCATCAAATCCGATTTCATTCGCTTCGCAGCAGAGTTCTCATCATATTTTGAGCTTGTTAAGgccaaaccctaaccctaaccctaattttGTGAAGCGGGAGGGTGTAATGATTGGATCTCATATGATGACTGCAGAGCCTGAAGTGCTAAATGGTCAAACCCTAAGTTTGGATTCTCTTGGTCAGGTTCCTTCTTTTAGTCTCTGTAGCCCTTATTGGAAGACCaacaatcaacaacaaaatggggttatAGTTGGCCATGAAGCCCAAAATAATAGTTCTGGACTTCAAGAGCTTTATCAAAGGCTTAGATCAACAACTAGTACTGGTTATTATATTGGTCAATCAATACCAGGAGTTCCAAGCAGTGTGGGATCATCGTCCACTTCTTCTTATTCATGGATGTTGGAGTCGAATCCGGCGGTTGCAACTGGAAATGAATTAGGTTACTGGAGTAATAATCCAGCATTTTCATCATCATGGTCTGATCttccaacaacaacaaatggTGCATATCCTTAAAAAATTTAGGCTTCTTGTGTATTATCTTAATTTGTGTATTTTTCCTTCTAATGTTCTAGACTACAGTTGAGTTGTTTCTATTGTGGGTGTTTGGCTTTGTGGTATATGGATGTGGGAGTAGGGATCATCATGTTCTTTCtgctttttatttaattttctttttcatgtgtGGTTGAATAATGTTATGAGTTATGACGATGTACTACCAATTAAGACCAAGAAGTGGTAGAAGTAGAAACAgtgttaatgtttttttttttttttaaaattacaggGGAGGGGATGGGTGACACTCTAACTCGAGACCTATACcatacacatgagtgtcatctgaactactcgtggttctcctgtgttaatgttttttattttttaactaaggtgtatgtatatgtgtatgcaTTTGGGTTTGCTTTGAAAATAGAACTCTCTTCTAGCAAGTACTTTATGAGACACGAAGAAGGTaaagtatatatgtgtgtgaaaGAATAAACTCAACAGAGAGATTTGCCTTGGTTAATTCAATAACTTTAATTAGGGTTTCTTTTTCATAAATTAAGTACTGGTGCTAGCTAGCTAGTGGTGGTTGTGGTTGCTATATGCatgtatttgtgtgtgtgtgtgtatctatatataaaacTTGGTGAGTGGCATATGAAGAAGATTCGTTATCAGTTTGTGCTACGAGAAAGAAGTAAACATTGAAGCTTTAAAGTAGCAGCCTTTTATAAAGACAATATTCAGACAAAGAATTTCCCACGCAGTTTGAACAAGGATTTCCATTTGCAGCTTTATAAGGATTCCAAATGGCTGGAATAGTTATAAGTTAACTACACACAAAAACATGTTAGATCAGTCTAAAATGTGTTAATCGAGTATTTTGAGTGCTCATAATATTacaatataatagattttgagtCAATTGTTATCTTTAGTTACAAAAAATAGTAGATGAATTCACTGTCGTATTTCATTTTCGTGGAATGAAATGGTTCAAGTTGTACATGCATAAATCTTCAATGGCGTTTGTTTTTTACGGTTTTATGCAAGGATAACCTTAGTAATTGTTAATGTAACACGTTTCTATCATCCATATGTCattttggaataaaaatttaatgatttaacatgattttgataTTGAACGATGATACAAAGCATACGATGAACGTTCAATAATGATTCAATAAACATGGAGGAATAATTCATTTATTTGTTCACTAGGAATCAAATTGTAAACAAATCCCACATAACAGCGATTAATACTTCACCTATGCCTATTTCCCATAGGTGTAGTTCGGGCCATGAGTCTAGCCAGGCCCACAACATTGGGCTCATAGGTCATGCTAGGCTCGATCCATTTTACATTCGCGGGCTGGGTTGGGGTTCTCGGCCCACAAATAACAACAGACCATGCCATGCAAGCATTAATAAGCATCATACAGGGCTCAGTATTACACTTGCTGATTTACACTTGCATTATACTCATTGGGCCAAGTTTGGGCGTATATGGGCTTTAATTCTTGCTGCCTACTAGTCTTTCAGGGAAAGGAAGTCGAATCTGTAAGCAATATCATGGGTTATCTGGGAAAAACATTTCAACCTGAAAGATAGTCATATAAGGCAATGACAACATGTTGAAAAAACACTTCAAATTTGTCAGATCTACACAACCATCTATGCCAAACAATAAACTATGCTCTCTCTTTTCCTGTTCTTTTATCCTCTCATCTGTACCAGTAATCGTTCTGCGCGGTCATACCTTCATCTTCATGCCTATAATATAAGAAGCTACGGATCACCAACAAAAAAATTGGTATGGAGCACTAATGTCGGGCGGCTTTGCCACAGAGAAGAGCATTAGAAGGAATGTCGTATTCGTTAGCAAGGCTTTTGACGGGGTTCCAGACCCTGAGATAGAATTGCTGCCCAAGATACTGCCTTTCCCATATTGCAGACCTCACATTCCACATACCTTGGTTGTCTAATGAAACTAATATAGCAGTCCAAGAGTTTGGGTATACCTGCAAGAAAACTTCACATATTAGGTAATGATTTGGAAAATTGATCAATAGATGGAATGGTTCGAGTATAGGCTGACGTCCATGTGGACTTATGTTGCACAAGCAATTTGAAAGGCAGTACAGACTGATAGGCAGTTGAGTTCAAGACAACCCACTATCTTATGGAAATTAGCTGTGCTGGGCAATAAGAGCCTATTTTAGGCAAGGCAGGAATGACACGACAAATTAAGTCGGATAATATGAAATGGGGAAGAGAAGAATGGAAGCAATCCCATTGTAGACAGTATACTCAGTAACAGCAAATTATCTGAATTTACTTATATATGATTTTCCTTTTACGATCTTAGGTTATTTGTGTTACCTGAGCGGTGTGTCTAGTAAGAGCGTCAACCAGATTGTAAGTTCCTCTCTTCTCAGCTGCCCACTGGCCAGAACCATAACTGTACCAAGACACAAAAGAATGTCAGAATCCAATCAACTTCCAAAAGGTAGATACAGCCAAATATAATGACTTACCCAACAACCCAAAAATCATAACCATCAAGATGCCAAGATTGCATGGCATcttcattgttttgaaaaataacttcaaTAAAATCATGGAGGGATGCTGGCATGACGGAGGTAGCTATAGTTGCAGCACCTCCAGAGGGAACAGTTTGGATGGAATTTAAGCTGAAAACTCCAGGGATGTTGAAATAATCAGCAAGCTTCAGAGGGGTATCGGCATTGATATAAGAGACCCCGTTAACTGCATAACGCCTCTTCCCATTTATCAGAGGTGCGGAAGTGGCCAGCACAATTGACTTTGTCGTTGTTATCTTTCCATAATGGAATGAGCCCTGAGGATTCGGCCTGGCTGCATTTGCTGTCAAATTCCACCTTCAAGGaaagatgaattaattaatatagATCAGTCTTACCCTTAACTTAGATGTCAAAAAATCCACAGCTCAGTTTTCTTTTATGGAGAAAATGTCAGAAGAACCATTTCTCAGAGAAACATCAGACATTTGGCAGGAAAATGGTTTGAAAGTACAATGCTTCTAAGTTGAACAATCTAAAAGACATCGTCAAGCTTTATAGAATGCACAACCTACATTATTTTGATGATGTCGATATATGCACATATGAACTCTACTCTGTCTATTGAAACACAAATCTTCAAACTCAATATATACCTGTAAGTTCTGGCTTGCTCCATGGACCACTGAAATTGTAAAGCAGGCGGTGAAGGCAATGGTCCAGATACTGGGGTGTGAGAGTTTGTGTAGTGTAACACTGCAGTTGCTGAAAGAACATTCTCCGTAAAACGTGTAGATGCAACAATGTAGTAGTCCTTTGGAGCCTGATTTAAGGTTACTAGTACAGTCACAGATTGGCCAACATGCAGATCAAGGGTGTCATAAATGTTCTGAATGGTGTGTGATCCTTCCACCTCAACTAGCTTCATTGTATGGCCCTGGATTCTAAAGTTCAAAGTGGTTGATAGACCAACATTTGAGATCCTGAACCTATATGTTTTACCTGAAAGCAAAATAAATGAAACATTTGTCAATAAAATCAATTTCAGCAGAGCAACATAGGTCACAGCAGTTGAAGTTTCTTGAGGAATCAATCTTATGTTGAATATCAGAAGAACCTTGGTCGCCACTGAAGGTTGCGTGAGCTTGGCCATTTATAAGAACTCCGTGTGGAAATGGAAGAGATGTCCCCGAGTCCAAAGTCTGCTGTAAAATCTGTAGAGGACCATTTATAACAAATGCTCTTAGAATCATGTCAAAATAACCAAATTAAAGAGTGAACAGACGAGTAAAATACTCTTTTAAGGTCTGATTCCGAACATTTTTTGAAATCACTACATTTCAGCTTTACAGAGAAGGTAAGTGGAGAGAGTTTGTTATTATTCATAAACAAGGTTTACCCTTATGAGTCCCGCATTTATACTCAAAAAACTCCAAAAGTTGGCTGAAAAACACACTTTATAGTTTATATACTATTTGCAGTCCACATACAAGTGATGAGTCCAAACATATTTTGGTCATAAATGGAGGGTAAATGcacaaaagaaaagcaattgCAGAATTATAAATCCCACTGCATTGGCACATGAACATGGAATTTTAAACATTTACACATGGCAATGAGGCTATTATCCAAATTAGAGCGAAAAGCTCAACCAAATTGTCTTGCTACCAACACTATGAATTATTCATGTTACACATAATATGATCTAAGCTGAAAAGAACAATGACAATTGTGAAAGAAGCCGCTAAGAATAAAAAGCAGAACATTTCTTGCTCACCTTATGACTGGTATTATACCAATCACCAACAAGTAATGTGAAATCACCATCAGGGTTCGGATAAGGAACCGGGATGCGTGGCCTGGAATAGACATTGAATGCACCATACCCTCCAGCAGCCTTATGGAATAGTGTTGATGGGAAATATGTGTATGAGCCTATCTGATCCTTGGGTTGAAACTGGTAAGTGTAGTTAGAGTTTGGTGGGATGGGGCAATTGGTTCCTAGCACTCCATCTTGCCATGAGTTTTTCCTCTGTTTAATTCCATTCCTAGTTTTAGCAGAACAAATGTCGAGAATTGAAACTTCGCAGACAACACAGATAATAGAGCAAAACAAACCGAgcaatcaaaaaacaaaaacaaattagagaaagaagaagaacatgaGAGTTTTATGTGGTTCGACTAGAGTGTTTACATTGCCTACGTCCACGGAGTTTAGGGCTTATTTTCAGTCTTTTGCTTATTTTCACTTAGAAATCCGATGTGtacaatttagttagggtttCCCTTTATAGCCATCTACTTAGGTacccaaaaatataattatactcATCAATAATAcccaaaatacaattatatccTCATATCCACTGGTACGCTTTGCTACCTTCTCGCATGCACAACTCCCCCTTTTCAAGAGCTCCCAGGTGTAAAGTAATTCTCCTAATATGAGCCACTTTATTTAACAATTATTACCAGATCTCAAGTCTTCGACCTTAAACCCACCAATACCCAATACATAGAAGCAGATTTAGAATCAATTTCCCTCATTGATGCTTAGATTTCTTATTAGAATCAAATGTAAAATGACAGATTTAGAAACTAACCAGGTCAGCAGAAAAGGCTGGTCCAGCTTGTTGATTAGGTTAAGGACGATGTTGTCATTAGTCACCACATCAAGACTAGGACCAGGAAATTGACCATTGATGAGAATCACCTTCCAAGATAAAACAAACAAAGCTTCAGTCTTTAGAGAACCCCAGAAAAATAACAGtgccaaaaatgataaagaaaggGCAGGTGAGATTCCTAACCTGTTGGGGCACACCCAGAGGAGAAAGAGTACCATTAGTAACAGTCCATGTGTAAAACCTATATGGGTTCTCTGCTTTCACCTCATAACCACACAAAATAACCAGAGCTACGCAAATCAAGTGCAGCAAAATGGGCTTCACCATTGGATCTGGAAATGCCCGTGAAGCCACCTCAGAGACCAGtaacaaaagagagagagcgGTGCCCTAAATGTGATGCTTCGTTATTCTCTTCACTCGCATTATTGGGTAGAATTGACAGTCTGGTGAGGTCTTAAATAAGGATAGGGCGGGAAAAATAAATAACTTGTTGAGTGACTCATTGATGTCATGATATTCGGCGCTAATCAGTAATCACGCGTTTCCGCGTCATCATAATTTCTTTAAACCGAAGTTTATTTTCAtctttggagaaaaaaaaagtgcaagcttttcttttttatgttggaaatccaaatccaaatacaTTGAGAATGTTATCCATTTTGTGACTCGAACATGCACAGATTTGTTATTAATTCTTAAGCCCAAAACACGTGTTAGTGTGAGAGGTTCAAGACTTTTACTTATATACCAATGGATTAATTTATGTCAATTTGAGTGGAAGCCCAAAAACTTTAGGTATCTATTAATGATATTGCCCGACAAAGAAATAAGAGTCGTCTCTCTATTTATGGGGGAATTAACTATCATCCCTACCTAGCACATGATGCATGACAGAAAACCACTAACCCAGTTATGAGATGAGTTATCAACTTGcagatttgtttatttattttgcttttCCCTATACTCCTGTCCTGATCAAAGCTGTGGAGACGTCAGTAcagttgttgttgttgacaatatttatgtttgtgtttgagTAAGATATTTGGATCCAGCTAGAATTGGATGGAGGGACCCCTGAGTATGACCGACATAAAAGAAAGGGACTGTACGAGAGTAAGTAGATTTAACATCCGAGAATCCAACCGACATAAAAGTGAACCTTCCCATGAAACAGGACACAACAATaaacaccatatatatatatatatgtatgtattatggATTATGAAAGAATCTGTTTGGTTACGAGGCCATTTCCTTTGATTCAGCTGTAATTCAGAAATAAAAGTGATGGTAATGGTCTTTAGTTTTGTTCAACAAACTGCCTTGTTTACATGCCAAATGACGGGGAGATTACATGAGAAGTGGGTACCAAACAGATTGGCAATGCGCGTGAACACAGTTTGATTCTCAATAATGAACGAATGCACATAAATCTTTGATGGGACTATGCCCCCGGCCTAGTAATTGCGACCCCCTTTACGAGGGACATCTATTCTCCCAAAGTTTGATGATCGACATCTTAGGTTCAGGCGTTGATGAACACATTGAACTATTCATATGACTGTGAGACCTTTAAAACCATGCACAATGATGCAATTATTAGGGGTGTACTCCATCACTGAGCTAAGAACGCATTTCAGGAGGATAGTACCCAAAACCAAGAACGAAAGTGTCCAGTTGTTTTCTTAGGGTATGTTAAAACCTCCAGTTGTTGCTTGAGGCCAGAAACTGACGAATATCCTCAATTCAGATTTCAGGCTGCAACTCGCCATTGGAAGAATAAAA of Tripterygium wilfordii isolate XIE 37 chromosome 13, ASM1340144v1, whole genome shotgun sequence contains these proteins:
- the LOC120013659 gene encoding dof zinc finger protein DOF1.1-like: MIQELFGGHAATLSGGERKISINGSTLLEPIPSPSSSPSPSSSSTTQTTTTTGTSTDQKENLRCPRCDSSNTKFCYYNNYNLTQPRHFCKACRRYWTKGGALRNVPIGGGCRKNRNTTISTSISKSSSSKIKTLAGIIPSSFGGFDYHHELASNPISFASQQSSHHILSLLRPNPNPNPNFVKREGVMIGSHMMTAEPEVLNGQTLSLDSLGQVPSFSLCSPYWKTNNQQQNGVIVGHEAQNNSSGLQELYQRLRSTTSTGYYIGQSIPGVPSSVGSSSTSSYSWMLESNPAVATGNELGYWSNNPAFSSSWSDLPTTTNGAYP
- the LOC120013325 gene encoding L-ascorbate oxidase homolog, with product MVKPILLHLICVALVILCGYEVKAENPYRFYTWTVTNGTLSPLGVPQQVILINGQFPGPSLDVVTNDNIVLNLINKLDQPFLLTWNGIKQRKNSWQDGVLGTNCPIPPNSNYTYQFQPKDQIGSYTYFPSTLFHKAAGGYGAFNVYSRPRIPVPYPNPDGDFTLLVGDWYNTSHKILQQTLDSGTSLPFPHGVLINGQAHATFSGDQGKTYRFRISNVGLSTTLNFRIQGHTMKLVEVEGSHTIQNIYDTLDLHVGQSVTVLVTLNQAPKDYYIVASTRFTENVLSATAVLHYTNSHTPVSGPLPSPPALQFQWSMEQARTYRWNLTANAARPNPQGSFHYGKITTTKSIVLATSAPLINGKRRYAVNGVSYINADTPLKLADYFNIPGVFSLNSIQTVPSGGAATIATSVMPASLHDFIEVIFQNNEDAMQSWHLDGYDFWVVGYGSGQWAAEKRGTYNLVDALTRHTAQVYPNSWTAILVSLDNQGMWNVRSAIWERQYLGQQFYLRVWNPVKSLANEYDIPSNALLCGKAARH